From a region of the Triticum aestivum cultivar Chinese Spring chromosome 7D, IWGSC CS RefSeq v2.1, whole genome shotgun sequence genome:
- the LOC123165115 gene encoding disease resistance protein RGA5 isoform X1, which yields MTYGIKKTWELVKTALVCNNCGSRIITTTRTLEVATMASEVYKLQPLSLDLSKDLFHRRLSCAAIEWNNHLPAVVYDKILHKCGGIPLAIITIASLLAGKPVEFWSKVYTSIGFGHEENEDVENTRKILLFSYYDLPCHLKTCLLYLSIYPEDHLIEKDSLIWKWVAEGFIHEEPGVGLFEIGERYFNELVNKSMIMAVEGDEHIGIITGCRVHDMMVDMICLLSKEEKFVTVLDSKEQYTTSHRNARRLVVHRRAQPLASTSTLQARSFNAMCSVDLLPSLSCFQVLRVLALEGNDTLDKCSYKLEHVGKLVHLRHLKLGRIGISELPKEIGHLKFLLVLDLGRNSISELPESIGRLSELKCLNICETDIEVPYWIGNLTSLEELCLGRVHGHSNFVTELGKLTELRKLHIFKSVYVYGGSRMNSWAESVAKLSKIQVIDIDLVVGCRDSSHEENPWERIVLSPQIRVLHMSYLEPGMVARINPSLLPNLSHLKLHVCSPELEVFGSFRELVALKLETVSTLHHDTIGAFPKLRFFRTEATLDSFQEGDMPVLESLQFEVVAQSSDDGISFGFDFASLGNLPLLKRVVVTLYAPRADDEKAKETVRKAMDMLPNRVEHSIIPRATENWRRRLKHRLS from the exons ATGACATATGGGATAAAAAAAACATGGGAGCTGGTCAAGACCGCTTTGGTGTGTAACAATTGTGGAAGCAGGATAATCACAACTACTCGTACACTCGAAGTTGCCACAATGGCCAGTGAAGTATACAAGCTACAACCACTTTCTCTTGATTTATCCAAGGATTTATTTCATAGAAGATTATCTTGTGCTGCAATAGAATGGAATAATCATCTTCCAGCAGTGGTATATGATAAAATTTTACATAAATGTGGTGGTATACCATTGGCTATAATCACAATAGCTAGTTTGCTTGCTGGTAAACCTGTGGAGTTTTGGTCTAAGGTATACACTTCAATTGGTTTTgggcatgaagaaaatgaagaCGTGGAGAACACGAGGAAAATACTTTTATTtagctattatgatctaccttgtcACCTCAAGACTTGCTTATTGTATCTGAGCATATATCCTGAAGATCATCTGATCGAAAAAGATAGTTTGATATGGAAGTGGGTCGCCGAAGGTTTTATCCATGAGGAACCAGGGGTAGGACTATTCGAGATTGGTGAGAGGTACTTCAACGAGCTGGTGAACAAAAGCATGATAATGGCGGTAGAGGGAGATGAGCATATTGGCATCATAACTGGGTGTCGTGTCCATGACATGATGGTTGATATGATATGCCTATTGTCGAAGGAGGAAAAGTTTGTTACTGTATTGGATAGTAAGGAGCAATATACAACTTCACATCGCAATGCTCGTAGGCTAGTTGTTCATCGTAGAGCCCAGCCCCTGGCTAGCACGTCAACATTACAAGCAAGGTCATTTAATGCCATGTGCAGTGTTGATTTGTTGCCATCACTTTCATGCTTTCAAGTTTTGCGTGTCCTAGCTTTGGAAGGCAATGACACTTTGGATAAGTGTAGCTATAAGCTTGAGCATGTTGGAAAGTTAGTTCACTTGAGGCACCTCAAACTAGGGAGGATTGGTATCAGTGAGCTCCCAAAGGAAATAGGACATCTGAAGTTCTTGCTGGTATTGGACTTGGGTAGAAATAGCATAAGTGAACTTCCAGAGAGTATTGGTCGATTAAGTGAACTGAAGTGCTTGAACATCTGCGAAACAGACATTGAAGTGCCATACTGGATCGGAAATTTGACATCTCTGGAAGAGCTGTGCCTAGGACGAGTTCATGGGCACTCCAACTTTGTGACAGAGCTGGGCAAGCTGACAGAGTTGAGGAAGCTCCACATTTTTAAAAGCGTATATGTATATGGTGGTAGCAGAATGAATAGTTGGGCCGAGTCTGTAGCCAAACTGAGCAAGATCCAAGTCATAGACATTGATTTAGTTGTCGGGTGTAGAGATTCCAGTCACGAAGAGAACCCCTGGGAACGGATTGTTCTGTCTCCACAAATACGTGTTCTACACATGTCCTACCTAGAACCTGGGATGGTGGCGAGGATCAATCCCTCGCTTCTTCCGAACCTGTCCCATTTAAAACTGCATGTATGCAGTCCAGAACTGGAGGTCTTTGGAAGTTTTCGAGAGCTTGTTGCCCTCAAGCTGGAGACGGTGTCAACTCTCCACCATGACACCATTGGTGCGTTCCCCAAGCTGAGGTTCTTCAGGACAGAAGCAACGCTTGACTCGTTTCAAGAGGGGGATATGCCGGTCCTTGAATcactccagtttgaggtggtagcACAGTCCAGTGATGATGGCATTAGCTTTGGCTTTGACTTTGCTAGCCTAGGGAACCTCCCTTTGCTTAAGAGAGTCGTCGTCACTTTATATGCCCCTCGTGCGGACGACGAGAAGGCTAAGGAAACGGTGAGGAAGGCAATGGATATGCTTCCCAACCGTGTCGAGCATTCTATCATACCAAGGGCTACAGAGAACTGGCGTCGGAG ATTAAAACACCGATTGAGCTAA
- the LOC123165115 gene encoding disease resistance protein PIK6-NP isoform X2, whose translation MDLATGAMGSLLLKLGQLLTEEYKLQTGVKEDVEYLERELESMHAALRKVGDVPRDQLDEQVKLWANQVRDLSFRMEDVVDKFLVRVEGAEPAIKPHKLKKLMKKMGNLFSKSKTRHEISDEIRDIKVRVKEAADRRDRYRVDDVVANPVGATPVDPRLLALYKDQKELVGIDDSLNELTNMMSDGDADASKQLKILSIFGFGGLGKTTLAKAVYDKLKAQFDCCAFVPVGRNPSVKKVLNDILLEIDGQKYPELDERQLINKLQGLLENKRYLIVTDDIWDKKNMGAGQDRFGV comes from the exons ATGGACCTCGCGACGGGGGCCATGGGCAGCCTCCTCCTCAAGCTTGGCCAACTCCTCACGGAGGAGTACAAGCTCCAGACGGGCGTCAAGGAAGATGTTGAGTATCTAGAGAGAGAGCTAGAGAGCATGCATGCTGCCCTCCGCAAGGTTGGGGACGTGCCGCGAGACCAGCTCGACGAGCAGGTCAAGCTCTGGGCCAACCAAGTCAGGGACTTGTCATTCAGAATGGAGGACGTCGTCGACAAGTTCCTGGTGCGCGTCGAGGGAGCTGAACCAGCCATCAAGCCACACAAACTCAAGAAGCTCATGAAGAAGATGGGGAACTTGTTCAGCAAGAGCAAGACTCGCCATGAGATCTCTGATGAGATCAGAGACATCAAAGTCCGCGTCAAGGAGGCGGCTGACCGACGTGATAGGTACAGGGTCGACGACGTGGTTGCTAATCCTGTTGGCGCAACCCCGGTTGACCCTCGCCTATTGGCTTTATACAAGGACCAGAAAGAGCTCGTTGGTATTGATGATTCGTTGAATGAGCTAACCAATATGATGAGTGATGGGGATGCTGATGCGTCCAAGCAACTCAAGATACTCTCTATTTTCGGATTCGGAGGCCTTGGCAAGACAACTCTTGCCAAAGCAGTGTATGATAAGCTTAAAGCGCAATTTGATTGCTGTGCTTTTGTTCCGGTTGGACGGAACCCTAGCGTGAAGAAAGTTCTCAATGACATACTCCTTGAAATTGACGGCCAAAAGTACCCGGAGTTGGATGAAAGACAGCTAATCAACAAACTCCAAGGATTACTCGAGAACAAAAG GTACTTGATTGTCACTGATGACATATGGGATAAAAAAAACATGGGAGCTGGTCAAGACCGCTTTGGTGTGTAA